CACTGGCTCAAACTTCATACAATCTCCCTATAATTAACATTTTTATTATCCCAGATACCGCTTTCCAGTATCTGTACCCCCTTTATACCTTTTGTGCATACAAAACAATAAGCTTTGATCGGATCACTTTCCCCTTCTTTGTATACATCTATGATGGTGTTGACTTTATCGTTGTATTGGGGCTCTAAAAACTCTATAACATCCCTTACATTAAACACCGTAACCAATTCCCCATATACCTTATAATTTCCCTCAACAAAAAAAGTAGGATACCCTTTTCTTACACCTAATGTACCATAGGTATAAGCTGGCTCATTTTTTAGAACAAAATGGGAAAAAAGTTTATAAAATGGTCCGTCTGATTTTAATGTCCCATACAAAAAAAATTTATCTATAAAGACAGGCTTATTAAAAGTCATTTCCCACTCCAGTCTTTTTTTCAACGATAAAGCAAATCGGATGATATGTCAATAGATACCCCCTTTCAGTCTTAAATTTTGAATAACCATCTACAAAACCTTTGAGATCTCTTTTGGTCCAATGAATCTTTTTTATATTGTTTACCCCTGTAAGTTTCATATGTCTAAGGATCTCTACAGGATCATTAAAATATAGATCCTCTCTACTCTCTGATACATACACTAAATTAAAATCATTTTTTAGCAATTCTACATACCCATTTAAATTAAAATAGCTCAACCCCACACCTGTGATATCCTTTATCTGCTTTAAATTATCAGATCCAAATGTGGTAAAAGCAAGTATCCCTCTTTTCTTCAAACTGATACATATTTTTTTAAAAAGACTCTCCAAATCTTTCACCCATTGGAAAACAGCATTTGAGATTACAAGGTCATATCTATCAGATGGTAAATCTATATCCTCAATATCTCCTACTAAAAACTCATACTCATGATTATCAAAATCCACAAACCTGTTTATGTCATTCAAAGTGAGTTTAAGATAAGATATGTGCCTATATATAAGTTTTGTCAATAATCCAGTTCCACAGCCTATCTCAAGAATATTTTCGTAATAACTACCCACTTTAAGGGATAGACAGTTGATGAGATCTTGGGCCATATTTTTCTGAACTATTGCATTTTTTTCGTAATCCTTTGATATTTTCTTAAAATTATTTCTATCACTGAGCATTCAAGAGCTCTCTCCAACTCTTAAATCTAAAAAAAGGGAAATGGTCTTCATCCACAAACATAAAATCTAATTCATTTTGCCAAAAACTCATTTGATTTGTTGGAGGGAAAATTTTATCATTTTCAGATATAATTGCAATGTTATATATGTTTTCCAGTCTCCCAGTTTCATCAACAAAAACCTTTAAATTTTTTAACTCTTCCTTTGCAATTTCAAGATCATAACTTAGAAGATGTTTTAATTTGCTATAGTTTTTTCCAAAAACCCTTCTATAAAATCTATCCAAGCTCTCCTCAGATAAATTATTCAAAGTTCCTAAAAAAATACTCTCCGGAATACCAAAAAAATCATCCACAGGCTTAAGTGTACCGTTTACAGCAATCGATTTGAATATATTCACATTTTGTTGCTTGATTACTGAAGAAGCAATAGATACCCCAAAAGAAAAAGCTACAAGATATACCTTAAAATATGATGCCACATCCTCCCACAAAGAACTATCCAATTCAAAATCCCTGTAATCATGGATAAAAAAGATATCTAAATCAGATGAATCGATCTCTTCATAGATTTCTGGCTTCATCATATAGCCACTAAAAAAAACCAACAGCTCCTCGTTTTTCCTCTTTTTCTTAACTACTTTCATGTTTCACCCCCTTTTAAACCAGCCAACACCAACTCAATATCTTCTTCATCCATCAAACTGTTTAATGAAAATCTAAGCCTAGATGTCCCCTCTGGAACAGTAGGTGGTCGTATTGCAGGTACTAAAACCCCACTTTCTCTAAGTTTCTTAGAAACCTCAAGGGTTTTATTGGAATCGCCTAATATGAGCGGAACTATATAGCTATTACCCAATGTTTTATAATCCATCTGAATAAGCAATGATCTAAAGCGCTTTGATAGCATAAAAAGTTTATTTATTTTTTCCACTAATGTTGGTATCTTTTTCAATATAAAATAGTTCCAGAATACTACAACAGGTGGAAGCCCAGTAGTAAATATGAATGGTCTCGAAAAATTAACGATAAGCTCAAAAAAAAGATCATCTGTAGCAATAAAACCACCCACCGAAGAAAAAGCCTTGCCAAAAGTACCAGCCAGCAAATCTATTTTATCCAATACACCCATCTCATAAGCAATCCCCTTTCCATTGCCATAAACACCTATAGAATGGGCCTCATCCACATACAAATAACAGCTGAACCTTCTTTTTATTTCGACAAGCCTTTTAAGATCGGCAATATCTCCATCCATACTAAATAGAGACTCAGTAACTATAAAAACGTTTTCATACCCATTTCTATTCTTTTCTAAATAAGCCTCAAGGCCATCATAATCCAGATGTTTGTATCTTATATGTTTTGCCTCAGATAATCGCAGTCCATCTATTATACTTGCATGATTAAGCTTATCAGAAAGGATAAGATCCCTTTTATCCGTCAAAGCCGGTAAAACTCCAATATTCATATGATAACCGCTGTTAAAAACGATAGCTCTTTTTTTGCCCAGAAAGGTAGCCAATTCTTCCTCAAGCATTTTATAAATAATAGGATTACCGGAGATCAACCTGGATGATGCACTTGAAAATCCATGCCAGTTTAAATCAAGTTCGATACTATCATAAAAATCTCTCAAAAGATCTACATCAGTAGAGATACCCAGATAATCATTGGATGAAAAATTTAAATACCTATGACCTTCAATAAAGATATATTTACTATACTTTTTATCATAATACTGTAACGTACGGTAATTATTTTTTTCTTTTATATTAGATAATCTTCTAATCAGTTTTTCAACCAACTGTATCTCTCCAAAACTGTCTCAATACTCTTTTGAGATTTTAAAAAAATTAGATCAAGATCCTTCTTTTTAACAGTTATTGGTAACAGCCAATAGATGGTATCCCCTAGAGGTCTGAGGATTAGGTTATTTTTCAGTGACTCCTTATAAATCTGAAAACCTATTCTTTCTATAGCTGGGTAAGGCTTACCCGTATTCGGATTGACAATATCAATAGCCCCTATAAAACCGATAAATCGTACATCACCCACATAAGGTTTTTCAGAAAAACCTTTCACCTTTTCAACAAAGTACTCAGAACCACTACGATATTTATGTATCGGTTTTTTTATGAAGTTTTCTAAGGTACCTATGGCAGCAGAACAAGCAATAGGATTACCAGTATAGCTATGCCCATGAAAAAATGTTTTGTAAGAAAAATAATCATCGTAAAATTCATTGTAAATCCAATCGGTAGTAACTGTAAGCGCCAGCGGCAAGTACCCACCAGTCAACCCCTTTGATAGACAAACTATATCAGGAATCACCCCCGCATGCTCAAAGGCAAACATCTTCCCTGTCCTTCCAAAACCTGTGGCCACCTCATCAAAAATTAACAACACCTCAAACTCATCACACAACTGCCTTATCCTTTTAAGCACAACAGGGTTATAAATATTCATTCCTGCAGCACATTGAACCACAGGCTCCAGAATAATGGCAGCCAATTCATGACTTTTTTCTTGGAATAACAGTCTCAGTTCATCCACACATTCACCATTACATCCAGTATCTGCATTCATAGTATGGGACAAGGTGTTAAAAGGGCATCTCTTGCAATAAGGTGCTTTTACCTGATAAGAGTTAAACATGAGAGGCTTATACAACTTGTGGTATAAATCTATACCTCCCACACTTACTGCTCCTATTGTATCCCCATGGTAACTGTTTTCAAAAAAAACAAACTTTGTCTTCTGAATAACTCCCTTGTTTTGCCAATACTGAAAAGCCATCTTTATGGCCACCTCTACAGCCGTGGACCCATTGTCAGAAAAGAAAAAACGGCATAACTCTTTTGGCAAAAACTTAGTCAACAAGCTCACCAGTTTTACCGCATAAGGATGTGTCATCCCAGCAAAAATTACATGCTCCAGTGAATTTAACTGACTCCTTATATTATGGCTAATATGCTTGTTACAATGGCCAAAAACATTAGTCCACCAAGAGGAAACTGTATCATAATAGTAGTTATTATCAATATCGTAAAGCTTTACCCCTTTACCTCGGACAATAACTACATGCTCCATCTGCTCGTAATCCTTCATCTGGGTAAAAGGATGCCATATATGCTTTTTATCTAATGCTATAATTTCATTCTTTTTCATATCGACCTTAAAAAATATTAGCACCAAAAGTGGGATTTATCAAGTGGAGTTTGATTTCATAAAACTTTCTATTGTACTAAAAAAATTATCCTCCCCATCGATCTTTGTTTCTATCTTC
The sequence above is drawn from the Calditerrivibrio sp. genome and encodes:
- the bioC gene encoding malonyl-ACP O-methyltransferase BioC, which translates into the protein MLSDRNNFKKISKDYEKNAIVQKNMAQDLINCLSLKVGSYYENILEIGCGTGLLTKLIYRHISYLKLTLNDINRFVDFDNHEYEFLVGDIEDIDLPSDRYDLVISNAVFQWVKDLESLFKKICISLKKRGILAFTTFGSDNLKQIKDITGVGLSYFNLNGYVELLKNDFNLVYVSESREDLYFNDPVEILRHMKLTGVNNIKKIHWTKRDLKGFVDGYSKFKTERGYLLTYHPICFIVEKKTGVGNDF
- a CDS encoding 8-amino-7-oxononanoate synthase, which translates into the protein MVEKLIRRLSNIKEKNNYRTLQYYDKKYSKYIFIEGHRYLNFSSNDYLGISTDVDLLRDFYDSIELDLNWHGFSSASSRLISGNPIIYKMLEEELATFLGKKRAIVFNSGYHMNIGVLPALTDKRDLILSDKLNHASIIDGLRLSEAKHIRYKHLDYDGLEAYLEKNRNGYENVFIVTESLFSMDGDIADLKRLVEIKRRFSCYLYVDEAHSIGVYGNGKGIAYEMGVLDKIDLLAGTFGKAFSSVGGFIATDDLFFELIVNFSRPFIFTTGLPPVVVFWNYFILKKIPTLVEKINKLFMLSKRFRSLLIQMDYKTLGNSYIVPLILGDSNKTLEVSKKLRESGVLVPAIRPPTVPEGTSRLRFSLNSLMDEEDIELVLAGLKGGET
- a CDS encoding gamma-glutamylcyclotransferase, which encodes MTFNKPVFIDKFFLYGTLKSDGPFYKLFSHFVLKNEPAYTYGTLGVRKGYPTFFVEGNYKVYGELVTVFNVRDVIEFLEPQYNDKVNTIIDVYKEGESDPIKAYCFVCTKGIKGVQILESGIWDNKNVNYREIV
- a CDS encoding DUF452 family protein; translation: MKVVKKKRKNEELLVFFSGYMMKPEIYEEIDSSDLDIFFIHDYRDFELDSSLWEDVASYFKVYLVAFSFGVSIASSVIKQQNVNIFKSIAVNGTLKPVDDFFGIPESIFLGTLNNLSEESLDRFYRRVFGKNYSKLKHLLSYDLEIAKEELKNLKVFVDETGRLENIYNIAIISENDKIFPPTNQMSFWQNELDFMFVDEDHFPFFRFKSWRELLNAQ
- the bioA gene encoding adenosylmethionine--8-amino-7-oxononanoate transaminase, which codes for MKKNEIIALDKKHIWHPFTQMKDYEQMEHVVIVRGKGVKLYDIDNNYYYDTVSSWWTNVFGHCNKHISHNIRSQLNSLEHVIFAGMTHPYAVKLVSLLTKFLPKELCRFFFSDNGSTAVEVAIKMAFQYWQNKGVIQKTKFVFFENSYHGDTIGAVSVGGIDLYHKLYKPLMFNSYQVKAPYCKRCPFNTLSHTMNADTGCNGECVDELRLLFQEKSHELAAIILEPVVQCAAGMNIYNPVVLKRIRQLCDEFEVLLIFDEVATGFGRTGKMFAFEHAGVIPDIVCLSKGLTGGYLPLALTVTTDWIYNEFYDDYFSYKTFFHGHSYTGNPIACSAAIGTLENFIKKPIHKYRSGSEYFVEKVKGFSEKPYVGDVRFIGFIGAIDIVNPNTGKPYPAIERIGFQIYKESLKNNLILRPLGDTIYWLLPITVKKKDLDLIFLKSQKSIETVLERYSWLKN